Within the Salvelinus sp. IW2-2015 linkage group LG19, ASM291031v2, whole genome shotgun sequence genome, the region TTCTTCCGGAGCTGACTCATATCTGCTTTTGAGGTGAATTTGGTATTAGTTTTGAAGAATGGGTCAGCGCGGATCCAAGCCCACTGTGGTAGAGGTGTGGGAGCTGTTCCTGTGCTTTGGTGCTCGGGCGCCCGTGAAACGCAATTCAGTGTATCAGAAAATGAACGAAAGCTCCACACGTGCCCTTACTATCCGGTTCCAAGAGACGGTGAAGAGGCCGGACCTCTCTCATGACGCCGGGATTCATGAGAGGAGTACGCGACCCMACTCATGGCACTACAGCCGCCGGGACACGGGACTAGTGTATGTAATGGATGACCCGACGGGTGGAGTTTGGATGAAGCCGAGAGAGAAAAATACAAGATCCTGAAAAATATGGACGTCTATGGTTTTAAATTGGTCTCTATTCATGAGAAAGTTTAGCCTTCTCTGGTAGGGTGCATCTCGGGCATCTGCGCAATCGTGCGTAATCGCTGCGGCGTATTTGTGCGGTGTGTCTCTCAAATGGACAGAAGATCAGTGATTGAGAGAAGTTTCAGGGGGATGTGCTTGACTGCACCACCTTGCACTGACCAGTGAGAAAAAGGATTACATTGGATTGATTACTCTCTGGGTGCATGTTATCCAGCAGATTGTTATCTACCATCCACTGTCCTAAGGTTAATACACCAAACGTTGTATTATCATGAATGAATCTAATATTTGTGGATGAAAATGCATGCTTGGAAGCACAGCCTAATCAGGTGCCTCCACTCTGGAGTCGATTTAGTCCATTCATTGTGCCATTGTTCTTTGCGCACATKTATCCTACATTTTCTTTGACGTGTTATCCAGCATGAGCAAGTTTCATTTTAACCAGTATGTTCATAGGCCTGCCTATTCAGTGAAAACATATTTAAGCACAATTCATGTGTCAACTATTTAAAAACCTGTGGAATGGACTTCATAATAGGCTCGATAaagtggattatcttggcacacATGCAGTCCTGGGCCACCAGCTGGCAGAAAAAGATACAATGCCGCSGTCATGTGGATGAGAACATTTATGTCTACATTGACGACAGCAAAGatacgtattattattatttatttatttatttatgttactAGTCTTCTCATCTCAacccttataaaaaaaaaagattgcagttttgaaactgtaAAAGCGCAGTAACTGCGGTCGACTGtggtaaaaaaaaactattatttggatgcagtattttcagcatactgcagttatactgcactctgactgcaatctttttttgtaagggaaacaaTGGTATCAGTAAAACAAGAGATATGCCAAGGGCAGGAGCCAGAACCATGAACTTCGACTTGACCTTTTCATTAGATGTTTTTGACATGTCTGGCTACCAGCCAACTACTGTAACGAAATCAATCAACACAACCAGGGTTTGATTGTCGTGTATGTCTTTTTCTCTTTCCAGCCTGAGTTTGGAAATACATTAATCTGTTTCTGTTTAGTGGTGGGCTGTATTTGTAGTCAGCAACTTGATGGGACCCTTTGGCATTTACAGTTTGACGATAGAAATTCCACcgtgcaaaaactggttgaattaacGTTGTTTCCATGACATTTCAACCAAATAATgaaatgtgatgacattgaatcaacgtggaaaacggaTTGGATTTAAGGGAATTTCGTATTTTTTCACACAGCTTTTatcctaaatccaatgacatgggaacattttttgtttatttcacattgACAATCTTTTGTAAATTGTTAGAGAGATGATGGGCAATGGTCTTCTACACACTGCCTTTTTTGTGTCCcacatgtatttgtatttttaaaagtaACGTGTTAACAACACAATATTGctaatcaaccaggttgtcaccaAAATAATTGTAATATAACAGTAGCTTtatgttctttctttttttaatgccaatactgttttctatgTTACAAGGCTCCACtttttcatagtttttttgtGGTATCGATGAAAATACTTGATTGGGGAATGGGGATACGTTTTTATGATGGGAAAtgataaaacacacacaggagcatttacacacatatacacacactcacattgttTGTACTCATGTTATAGCCAACTCTTGAATTTTGTATGAATAATTTATCAAATATCTGTGTCTAGTTGTCATGTATTCATTATCTATAACTGGTTAAATGTTTGTAGTTTGCATTTTTCCGTAATGATTAACATGGTTAAATAGTCGTAAATCTCTGCTTGATTCAGCTTTTGATATATTTGGCATTTTTATACACATTCTGTATTTCCACTGAAGAAAGCAATAATTAACCAAYacactactgtaaataaatggaCACTGCCTGTTATAAAACGGAAATTGCTCTCCATAAATaaatgctcagtctgaagccATTCAGCTATGGGGTTCACAGTCCTACAGTATAATAATGATAMAAGTTATATCACTTTAAAAAGGGTTTATTTACAACCTATGGGGTATAGGATGTTGGGAATAGTGGCATAGGAGAGTATGAAATGAATTAAATACCCTAACCCTAAGCTATGTTCAATGTCAGCAGCAATTTCCAGTGAGAAATTCTCAGTCTGAAAGCCATTCGGCTATGGGTTTCACAGGcctataataatgatacaagttATATCACCTTAAAAAGGATTTATTTACAACCTCAGGGGTATAAGATGTTGGGCAAAGTGGTATAGGAGAGTCTGACATWWAACCCCTAACTTCAGTTCAGTCTTCACCAATGAGAACCAAGAGGGACCTAGCTTCGTCCTTCCTGACTGGGAAAGGCCTCCATTCAAGGCCGTAGAAAATCCTACAGCCATCTCATTAGAACagaacaggatggatcaacagtgatTCATATTACTGGTTTGCATCCTATTAAAATGATAGTTGTGTTTTGCTGCATAACACACTTACATGATTTGCCTACCCATATGRTGTGGATCATTGTCAGGTTATTAGCTGTATAAGCTTCAGTAACAACAGAACACCAWKGKTKKWAWWAMMMYTTWAAACAGGTAGTTTGTAAATGtgtaaaatatgtttgttttgggTCCACACTAGTGAGTTAACTTATTTAAATGAGACAGTCACAGAGGATGTTCTTCTGAATAACTGTTCAGGGCATAACACTTTCCATTCAGCTTTGGGAAACTTTGATGTAAGGCTTGATTACACCTGTAATTACTACTTCTATTCATCACACCCATTGTTTCTTAACCATTGTTCACTAAGtatatcaatgtaattacacccaacacaatgttgaaaacAGAATGCTTCCCAACACTAGATCACATAAATAGGCGTAAGCTGGATGTgatcccaccgctgccaccaatGTAGCAGAATAAAGTGAAAGCTTCAACAGGGACTCTAGACAGKGCTCATACGTGGCAAAGTGAACTCTAACGGCCATTACCATGAAASCCTAGTATTCCTCTGGGCAGAGGCAGTAGGCCTATAATGCCTTGTTACAATAGCCTAAGTACATAACATGATTGACACGATGGTAATAATCATCATGAAACGGCCTTGGAAGTGCCATAAGTGTAaaccaacataattcattattttacatgaacCTGTTCAACTGCAATGATATGGCTTAATTGATCATAGTCCAGACTTGTTATAGTTGCAAATAGCATGCAGCTGCACCAGGGGAATTTAAACTAAACAGATTTTTCTTTGCAGGTATTCCATTTCCCCACATTTATTGATGAATTATTTTCAAATCATGAAAATGTATCCCCATTCTCCAATCAAATACCTTTATCGATAccacaaaaaaacagacaaatacaTCTTTTTACTCCAATCTGGAAACCCTCATAAAATCTGACTAGACCAGTATCCCATAGTATTAAGCAAAAATAAGCATAGAAAACATAATTggcataaataaaaacaagaaaacataaGGCTACTATTTTATTATAAGTATTTCAGTGATAACCTGGTcgattaacaatattgggttgttaacattttatatatatatatatatatatatatatataaataaatgtgggacaaAAAAAAGCAGTGTAGAACACCACTGCCCAAAATGCACTGCtccaataactttcaaaagatttTTCCTAAGtttgccccccaaaaatgatTTTCCCTATGAATgaagttgaaaaaatgtattttcctacgAATTAAGTcacacttttttttgtattttcacactaattaagccacacaaaaacgCACAAAATCTGCTGAAAAACTTTCTGTACATATTTGCActaattgagtgtgagattgtgttgcaaCTGAATATGACCAGTTAGTTTAAATGTAATACTAGGCCTGAAGGYTACAGGCAGCAACTGAGAACCAagcaaaaatgtgttatttctttatttctctctctttctttcatctaAACATCTTTGGAATTGTTCTCCATTGTTTGATATGTAACTATAATGTAAGTTATATTGCCTGCCTGATGGTTTTATTGTGATTTAAGGTATCTGTATCTGTCAGATTGAAATGGAAAATGCAATATATTCTATATGGTGTCCTAATGGCCCATATATTATTTTAGCTATAGGCTAGTTTATACATGACATAACCAATGGTTGCCTTGGCCTTAAGTACATCTGAATGACATAATGATATATATGATATACTGTTATCTGATGATATAGAGGGTGCGTGCGTTCGTCTCAATGCGTATACTTTGTTCAACTTTACGTAAAGGTCAAACAATTCGAGGTGACGCTTCAATGTGTCTTTAGAGCAGGTTAAATACCATGCACATGGARGATTTTAACATGTGAAGTGTGATAAAAACATGAGGCTTTTAAACCTGCGCATGTGTCACATTGTATTGTTTGTGTCAACAGCGCACTGATTTGATTCATGCTAAACTGGCTCATTTGGTGGATAAGTTCCTAACCAAACAACAGTCATATCTTGCTTCATATAGGACATACTTTGACCCTTGCTTATCGGTGAACGAAAGGTTTATAGGTAGCATGTAATCGCTTACCTGGTAACAGAAAGGCAACGCACTGGGTAAACACCGCAGCTCGAGGCAGAGAACAGTGACATAAGGTGATATCACTGCCTCTCCCTGACTTGCGTCTTTGCCAAGTAGTCGGGTTACGCTTTACCACACATGGGACAGCGGGGATCGAGACCCCAACCCGAGGCCCGAGTTCTCCTATTGGGTCTCGACTCAGCGGGGAAATCAACCCTTCTTTACAAACTGAAATATAACGAATCGGTCAATACCGTTCCCACAATCGGCTTCAATGTGGAGATGATAGAAGCCAAAAAGAAGAGGGAGACAGTTGCTCTGACCGTGTGGGACGTGGGCGGCCAGAATACAATGAGGCACTACTGGAAGAGCTTCTATCAGGACACTGCTGGACTGGTGTTCGTGGTGGACAGCTCCGACAGGCGCCGGTTGGACGAGGCCCGGCGGGAACTAGATCACGCCCTGAGGAGTGAATTCTTACGGGGTCTGCCTGTGGTCATCCTCGCCAACAAGCAGGACCTTCCCGAGGCCGTATCCGTCACGGAGATAACGGAGCGCTTTCACCTGAGGACGATGAGCGCTGAGCGGGACTGGTTCGTTCAGCCCTGCTCTGCTGTGACCGGTGCTGGGCTTATAGAGGGCTTCCAAAAGGTGGCACACCTGCTCAAACTACCATCAGAGGACATTCAAGACAATATTAAAGAGACAGTGCAGTATCTACGATCAAAATCAGTCAAGTCAATGGGTTTGTAATGTTTGCAATGATAGGATATGTCAAAAGTTATTGACAAATGATGAtaatttgtttttattgtttacGGATGAAGATCACATTTCACTATGATCAATGTGTTTCTTYAAAAGGTTGTCACAGTGCAATAGACTACATGGAAACGAAATCAATCCACGAAGCTATTCAATTGACTTTAAATCAGCCTATGACATTTTTTTTCCAACTAAGTTTAATACGTTTGTATCAGATTATTTCCTCTGAGAAATATGGTCATAAATAATGTTAAGTCGCCTATAGACCTAATAATGAACATGTCATTATGGACTTTGGGGAGCAGTGCGTAAAAAACGCACCCCAAATGGTCAAATTCACTTTTCATCTTTTATGTAGACCTATAACCTAATATATATACACGTCTTGTATCTAATAAAATGTCTTCCCTACATGCTATATTTTTTCCCCACCTAAACATGTAAGGCCTCTTTCACACCTATTACAGTTTTGCGTAAGGCTATATGGCACTTCTTGCGTACTAAAACTCAGGAGTGACTGATTTGATTAATTTGTGTTAGTTTAACATAATAGGCTCTAAACAACACTTGTGAGAGTTATCAAACGTCATTATGCTGACAGTGAAGGTCAGTTAGCCTGGTTCTCTCAGCGATGACATACTGTTGGAGAGGCGCAGGTGGACGTGTCCGGTTCCTGTTCTTGTCCCGCTTGCTCCGTGGTCTCCAACcgacctctgtctccctcccgcACGGTCTCCTCATATGTTGGCAAGTACTTCACCTCATCGTAGGCGggtagagagacagggggagctaggtcagtagcaaggctatgcgatgtgtagctctccaggagcgGGTCCTGAGATACCGTTATCCGTCCGTTGAGGAGCGGGTGCGGATCATGGCTGTCAAGCTGTCGCCGGGGTCTCGAGCAGGCAATCCGCTGGATGAAGTAACCCAGGGCAAACAGAAGGAGCAAAAGGAGGACCCCGGAGAGTTTCCGCGTAACCATTGCGATGTTGTAGAAGGTGCTGTGAACCGTGTGCCTGCAACAGCCGACGACGACACTGTCGTTACCGTGCGCGCAGCATATTTGGTCGTCTCTGCAAAGGATCTCTCCACAGTTTCGGAGCGCATGTCCAATGGTTATAACAAATAAGGAGAAAAATGTAAAGCTCGGCGTGTGACCTTTGAGATAAAGACACATTATTCTTAAAGAAAATGCTAGAAGTCTTCTGTTTTGATTGTAaatatgtcaagttggctggaacgACGTACGCTATAGTTTACTAGAGGCAATGTGCAATGAGCCAAAACCATAGATCGATAGCACTGGGTGAGCCGTAGCATCTGAACATGCGGTGTTGAAAAATGAATCTGGAATTGTCATCCATATTGTCTCTCCGAACGTGTTTACATAGCAAGCTCCCTGAGCCAAATGCTTGTAATGTAATTTCTGTGTCTGATTATAAACGGATGACCTCCATCACTAGGGTACAACATTGGTTGTGGTTAATCAAATTAGGCCTTTTATGCATATAGAGCGTTTATTTTGGTCAATTTTCTCTTTAGGTTCAAAACAACCATCGCCAGACCATTGTAGAKAGTATTGACTGGAATACATATCTAGGCTACGGGCCTTTTAAAATGTGCTTTGTTGAAATAGTCAACTCATTGCATCATCCAAAGACTAAGTGCCTTTGGAGTGCACTTCAGTGTCCACTTTCAGGGCATTAAATCCAAATGAGCAATTATCTGCCTGCTATTAAATCATTAGCGAGCACCCAATGGCCAATTGTTGGAGGGTTGTCATGAGATACAGTAACTGTTACAGGTAAACAGTTGGCGCCGGCGGACGGAGATCAATTTGTTGTCTGAGTTGTACTCAAGATCAGTAATGATAAACCCAGAAATCGATAGGCTACAGTTTATGTTCGGTCTTGTTGTAGATGAGTGATAACTCTGGTGMAACTACAACAAGCCTATCGTAGGCCTACGACGGCTATCGTGAGTGGCTGGCTCTCCATGGTCTTGACACCCGTTTTGGGCGTACACTGACCTATGGTACTTAACAGTCACGAAGTAGACTAATCTTGGTTACCCAGAAGTATATTTTCACAGAAATGTGTGTTGTTTTTACGTTCTCATTCTTGACAATTGTCTACCTGTTTAGAACAAGCACTCTAGCATCCAATGTTAAATGGGGATTAGAAACAGCGCAGGCCAATGTTCCATGGGGATTAGAAACAGCGCAGGCCAATGTTCCATGGGGATTAGAAACAGCGCAGGCCAATGTTCCATGGGGATTAGAAACAGCGCAGGCCAATATTCCATGGGGATTAGAAACAGCGCAGGCCAATATTCCATGGGGATTAGAAACAGCGCAGGCCAGTCTTCCATGCAATGTAGAAACGATGGGAAGAAGTAATGCTGCATCTCCATTCGTAGGCCATCAACAACCTGCATGACAAGGATTTAAAGGTGCattctgcagttcaaacaaaacAGATTCTGCGCCACCTTTTGCGTAAATAGTTTAGGGATGAAGCTGGAGAAATCCAATGTAACCCCCCAAATTCATAGAtaaagctatggatgcaaggactgaccatctatgagatcaaaatgatagtttaaaCAATgtttgaagctatacagtgtttgtttaaaatgtcattgtttacaaataatggagtaaaacaagattatattttgggttctgatggtgtaTACAGTTGAACTAATAAGCCattatttataaattatattatccaagaatcaatggctacatATAGTTcattaaaggtaaaaaaaataaaaaataatgtacagtcatggccaaaagtattgGTACCCTTGAACTTTTTTCAAATAATGCACAATTTCTTCCGGAAAACTgttgaaataaaacaatattttggtatccacatacagtatatatatctttGGTTTGCAGTTTaacaaaacaaaatctgaatTTACTAAATGTTAGGGGGGTGagaagtaatccttctcacccccccccccttaaaagatttagatgcactattgtaaagtggctgttccactggatgtcataaggtgaatgcaccaatttgtaagtcgctctggataagagcgtctgctaaatgacttaaatgtaaatgtaattacacAAAGAAATCCTAAAATGTCCAGGACAATATTATTGTCAGTTGTGGTGAGTTGCAGGTGCCTGCAATATAAAATTACTAATTCAACCAGTTTGAATAGAGAAAATGGCTCATTCTCCTGTTTTGTGTCACTGTATGTACCGCAATGAGcatagagaaaataaataaaaccagagagttATCTGAGGAAGTCAGACACAAGATTGTAGCCAAGCATGGACAACCTCAAGGTTACAAGTTCATCTCCAGAGACCTTGATGTGGACAGATGATACCAAATTAGAGCTATACTGTAAAGCACACCATCTCTATGTTTACACAAAACAAAATTAAGCCTTCAAAGAAAATAATACCTTCCCTACAGTCaaacattgaggaggtccagttATGTTCTGGGTGCCTTGAACGTGTGCATGGCATCATGAAATCAGGAGAATACCAAGGCATTTTGGAGTGCAATGTCAGAACCAGTGTCAGAAAGCTGCGTCTCCGTTGAAGGTattgggtcttccagcaggacaatgacctcaaacacACTTCAAAAAACACCCAGGAATGGTCCAAGACAAAACGCTGGACTGTTCTGAAGTGGTCATCAAGGAGTCCAAatctaaatcccattgaaaatgtatggagggatctgaaaacagcagttgggagAAGGCACCCTTCAAATCTGGGAGAACTAGAGCAGTTTGCTCAGTTTGGAGTGGACCAAACTGCCAGAACAGATTGCAGTTATTTTGATTGCAGTTACTTGACAAAAATGCAAGGGTTCCCCtatttttggccacgactgtagcaATCGCAGATTAATAACCCTTAATAAAatctatccaggcgttgtaagatctggcaggcgTCAGCAAYGCCTGGCAGATAAACACACACCGTTACTTCCAAGTATGGGTAGAGGCGGCCCAATACGGCGACCAGAATATGGGCGAGTGGGTGTGTCAAACTGTgttcgcgtgtgtgtgtatgtatgaaaaatgaatcagctaattgggcagaaTTGTTGCCACTCAAGACCATTTTGCGTGACTGATTGGGCTGCACGACAAGTCAATAAGACTGCAACCAGCGCACTGGTGATGTA harbors:
- the arl14 gene encoding ADP-ribosylation factor-like protein 14; its protein translation is MGQRGSRPQPEARVLLLGLDSAGKSTLLYKLKYNESVNTVPTIGFNVEMIEAKKKRETVALTVWDVGGQNTMRHYWKSFYQDTAGLVFVVDSSDRRRLDEARRELDHALRSEFLRGLPVVILANKQDLPEAVSVTEITERFHLRTMSAERDWFVQPCSAVTGAGLIEGFQKVAHLLKLPSEDIQDNIKETVQYLRSKSVKSMGL